The genomic segment GCGGCCGCGGGTGGCGCTGCCGAGCCCCGCCCCGGGGCGGTCCCGCGCGGCCGGCGGGGCCGCTGGCACCTCCCCCCCCGTCCCCCGTCCCTtccccccgcccgccgcccgctcAGTAACTTGGCCGCCGCGCGCCGGGCGAGGCGGAGAGTTGCTCGTTGTcggtggggcggggggggcgccGCGGCGGCGGGGCGATGCTGCGGGCGGTGCCGCTCAAGTTGGGCCGGCTGTACCGGTACGCGAAGCTGGCGGTGCTGGGCAGCCTGGCGGCGGCGCTGGTGCTGAACACGCAGTCGCTGCTGGGCTCGCTGCAGCGCAACGAGCTGTCGGAGCGGCGGTTCCTGCAGCTCAATAAGTGCCCGGCGTGCTGGGGCACCAGCTGGTGCCGCAAGTTCCTGAACGGGCAGCTGCGCCTCGAGAGCTGGGGCCGCCTGCGCCTCCTCGACGCCTTCAACGTGAAGAACGTGTACTTCGCGCGGTACGGGGAGCCCCGCGAGGGCAGCCGCCGCGTCGTGCTCAAGCGGCTGGGCTCGGCGCGGGAGCTCGCCGACATCGACGCCAAGATCTGCCGCCGAGCCACCGGCAGGGGCCGCTGCGACCTGCCGCAGGCGCTGCCCGCCACCGAGTTCGCCAGCCTCAACGGCGACGTGCGGCTGCTCACCCCCGCCGCCGTGGAGGGCTGGTCCGACCTCGTGCACTGCCCCTCGCAGCGCCTGCTCGACCGCCTCGTGCGCCGCTACGCCGAGACCAAGGACTCGGGCAGCTTCCTGCTGCGCAACCTCAAGGACGCCGAGCGCATGCAGCTGCTCATCACGCTCGCCTTCAACCCCGAGCCGCTCGTGCTGCAGGTGAGCCGCGGGCGGGGCGTCGGGGACCGGCAGTCACCCCCCCGAGCAGCGCTGGTGTCCGTCCCCCCGTCCCCGAAGCGGTCTGTGTGTccgtccccccctccccgaAGCAGCGTTGGTGTCCGTTCCCCCTCTCCAAAGCAGTCTTAAGTGTCCGCTCCCCTCCCCAGAGCAGCGTTGGTGTCCGCTCCTCTCCCCGCAGCAGTCTAAGTGTAGGTTCCCCCGTCCCCCCAGAGCAGTCTGTCCTGGTCCCCTCGTCCCCCCCTCAAAGGCGGTGTCCCCCACAGTTTAAGAAGCACTGGGTAGACGCTTTTCAGTAATGCTGTTGTGCTTTCCTTGTCAAAAACTGACTCATTCGATGTCACGTTCCTTTGTTAActaaatatttgattttctctTGGTAAAAGTTAGAAATAGCTATTCCATAGTCTAAAGCCTGAGAAATAAATGAACAGCATTCTTTTTTCAGCAGTTGCTTAAATGTATTAGTCAGGAGGACTGTTTGTGTGCGCAGAGCAGAAATTGGTGCTTCCATGTGTCATGTAAAGTTTTAGGTGAAAAATTTGTAGGAAACTGGATTATTCTGTGGCACTACTTAGTTGCTTCTGTTGCTGATTTGTTTAGATTGGGAACTTTGCATTTTGGCTCAACGTTATGGAGAGAACTCCATGTattctttcagtatttaagtTTGGACACACAATTGTTTTGTCCAACATCCAGCTGTCCCTGTCTTTATCTAATGTACCATGAAAAGAATATTGCATGGTTACTGTTATAAAGATCTGCCCTTGTTGTGGTGAGAGGCCAAGAAATCAAAGCCCCCAAAAGCAGTACCACAGGCTTTACCTGCTGGTAAATTCACCTAGTGCTTAATTTCTAGAGAATGCGTTTATGAGCTCCTCTTAATTAAATTTATGTTTTTAGATGGTATGTCTCCTGCCCTCCAGTCTTCCCATGTAAgctcttgggttttgttgtcAAAGTTTCTGGTTCACCTCTCAGCAGACTCAGGGTGCAGTACTTTCCTTCCATTTTGCTGTGAAGTTGCTCCTGAACTcagtgaaaaaagaaactgcacttaaataagaaaatcagaacttctttgctttgctgagtAAATCTGGAAATTCTTTGAAAATCTATTTGCGTTCCATAGAACTTTGGGCTTGAGCACTGGTTCCAGCGCCCTAAGCATAGCCTTAGACGGCCAGAACGCAGCTCTGTTTCTTCATAGTTTGTGGGCTGAATGTATTCTGTACAGACAAAGGGTATGGCACAGTTTCAGCGTTCACTGGTGTGTGGTGGATCAGTGGCAGTAGGCAGCACCTTTTAGTTCACGAGGCTTGATTCCTGTCAGCTTCTTGATAAGCTGTGCATGAGCCCAGAGGCTGTCAAACAAATCTGTTGGAAGATGGAAATCTTTGGACAAGAACTTAACAAGCCCTTGGCTCACCATTTATCTCAGCGGAGgtgctgctgagagcagagcagggcacaCGGGGGAAGCCAGGCAGCCTTTACCAGTCCAGAGTGTGGTAAAGTTATCTGTCACTTCTTATCAGatcaaaaatgttttgtgcaCAGTGTTGTAAACTGATGAATAGGCATAACCTGGAAAACATTGCTGGGGAACTTCAGGACAGCTTTCTCCAGAAGATTATTCATCCAGTTGGTTAATGGGTACTGAAAGTTCCCTCAGTTGGAAATGAAATATCTCAAACATATGAATCTGAATGAACTCTTCTCATTTGCATAACATGTCACATATTGCCTCATTCTCCGCCTTTACCTGAGAAACACGTAAGGAACAGATAATTCTGTGTTACGCAGCTCTTGCAACAGCAACATGTAAGGCAGTCTTTATTAGAGGGGTGAGGTTACTTTCCAGAAGTGATAACTGTCTACTGAGAAATAAGATACAGAAAACATCTTCTGGTGTAGTTTCTGCAGTATTGATGAGGGCAGATAGTGGCGTGGGAATGAGAACCTGTAGCCTTATTCTAAAAATCAGTGACTTCCAAGAAAGGAAACCTGCATGATGTCATTCGAGgaatcagattttaattttaaataaatgaatcaaACCTTGTAAGTGCTTAACTGAGGTTGGCTGGCTGTCACCGGAAGGCACGAGGAAAAGTATTGCTAGTTTTTGCCTTGAGGTTTTCATGAAACACTACAGTGACTGTTTAAAACACTGACATGAATAACAGTTTTGATTTAGAAGCAGAGAACTTCTAAATACCTAGTGTTCAGTGCATTAAAGTTCTCTGTTCTTGTTGTTACAGGAGCAGCCAAATGTAAATAAGCAGTGAATTTAAAGCTTGATCTTTGACTTGTAATAGAAGATTCACTTTAATTATCTACTAGAGCTATTAATTTGTGGATTATAAGACTTTTAATTAGAGGTTGGGATTTTAGCTTGAATCCTATTTGGAGTATGGATTTGTCCTAAAGTGACGTTGCTTACAAGCTGTGCATTGTCACAACTGACTGACAGCTTTTCCTGCAGGAAGTTTTCAGGTAGGGCTTTAACCCATAGAATGATATCCTTCTGTTACAAGTCTTTGAACAGTAGTAAAGCAACACAGTTTTGTATAGATTACTAATTGTAATCATAACTCAATCTTGGTATCTTTATAGCTTTCTTGTTAACCTTCTTTATCCTCATTTGTTACAGTTGCATAGGTGTGCTCAATGAAGGATTCATCCTCTTTTGCCATTTTACTTCCTGAGGTGAATGGGATGATGGCTGCGTTATTATTCAGTACAGTTTACATCTTTTCTggatgttaaaatattttatctcacTGAACTGGTCAGTAACTAAAATCCTCTCACTTTTTTTATCTGAGCTCATATGTGAGTGAAATAACCTGCATGCAAGggttgggaaagattttttttttaacttgaagtATAAATGTTTAAGATCTAACTTTTGATAGGTTTGGTTTTTATCCTTGCTCTTCCTAATACTCCTTTGCAGCAATAGAGGCAAATAGCTTTTAGTAATACAAATTCTGATCGGTAATCAAAATTTGATACATCTAAACCAATGTTCTATGTAAACATTAACAGTTTAttcaaacaaaagcaagagCAAAACTTGCTGCTGTTCCTTTAAACTCATTTAATGGAAACTAAAAGTATTTCCATTAGCAGTTACCTGGAGGATAGGATCTATGCGTGCATCTGATTCTTGATTGAATACGATGACTGTGTTAGAACCAGCATGGATGTAAGTAGATTTATCCTCTCTTGTGACTTTTTATAGACCACCCATCTTCTactctgtcttttaaaagtaactGTAGTGgagaaacttttctttattttttttttaaccatgaCATGAGATCAAATAATGGATGATCAGCTTTATGAGTTAACATGattcatttttgtcttcattagCAAATGGAAACGTGAACTTACTGTTACAAACCCACAAATGTTTGCTGCCTATtgttaattttctgtaaatgctAAGGTTGTTGCTCAGTCCttaactcttaaaaaaattattataattcttttattcccccaatcagattttttttcccatggagGTAGTTCAACAACCATTTGGGGAAATAGTTAAGCCTTCTCTAGACCTCTTATTTTTTGTGGAGCTCCTACACTGCTCTGCCAGCCTCCTGATTTCGTtgggagctgctgtggctgtCTCTTCACAGTTTTGAGCTGCTGGGGTTGTGCCCccccagctgctgtgctgcgAGCCATGGTATGCAACCCTGAGTTGTCCAACACATGGCAGCCTGTGGCAAAGTTTTAAGTTTTGtaattaaacatgaaaaaaaccctccaaagcCAACAAAGCCCCAAACCCTTGACAACAGAGAGAATTCCTTGTTCTGGGAATTGGGGAAACTTCAGTATGACTCACTATTGCTGAAGTAAGAAGTTGTTTCTGGATAAGAAAACTGTGTGGGTTTTCTCAGTAAAGTGGTTGTGTTTCTCCTAAGGTCTTGCAGTCTGTAAGGATGGATTACCTCTGTCCCGGTGAAACTGAAACATGGATTCTATTTGTTGTAGCAAAAGTACGTGTAGAGCTAGTCTTGCAGTGCTTGGCAGTGCCTTTGTGCTGGCTATTGTGTTGGTGCATGGTACCGCCAGATGCACCATTACAATGGCAGTGCATTCGCTTTGTTTTCACAGACAGCTTGATGTTTGCACACAAACTTTGCTGTTAGAATAAGAGTAAATGACATGCTTGCAAGtattgtggtttgttttctttttcaaactatAGAAGATGTCTGTGAATTATATTCAGAGTGTGTTAATGCAACCTTGTCTGGAGCTGTAGCTTTTAACAGcctttttaacagcttttaaaaatggagtTTCTTTAAAGAATGATGGCAAATGTTTGTATCTTGTGTGTAAATTACAAGCCTCAAAGACTTATTTTCCTGACTCTTGAGAAAAATTCCGATACCTATGTGGAAAAGAGCAGTGTTCTACATTTTTTATGTAGATGATATAAGTCATTGCCTTGCCCTCAGGTATGTATTTGGCTTTTTAAATGGTTAAGTTTAATGACTTTATGCTTCTCACAACTTCTGATGGTTGTTATTCcttgtagaagaaaaacaaacaaacaacccaacAACAGCTGTATCGCTGTTCCTGGTATAATTACTCTGCATAAACAGTCTGTTGCCACATAACCTAAAATTCTTCTGGTTTCTCTTCCTGTCATCATTGGGGcttctgtttgggtttgttgCAGGAAGAACAATAACTGGCATCTGGTAGACATATATCCAGACGTTAACTGTGTTCTCTTTGAAACAATTTCTTGTGCTCAATTCAGTCAAAGTAGCAATTTAGCCAAACGTTTTACCGAGTTATTTTGCTGATCCATACCTAACTCAGTAAGAAGTAAATGCGCAACTCTTTTTGCTTGGAAtgtcttttttgtcttttttttaatcatgcaCTCTGTTTGAGTCATAGGTTATTTTCTGTAGTTGTATTCTAAATGCATTGCTAGAATGCCATCCAGTTTTAGTACTTGGTGCCTTTTAAACTTTCTTAATTGGTTCAATTTGGGATGTTTGAGGATAGTGTAGAAATTCTTCAAGTTATTTTTGGCTATGTATTAAGATGAGTGTATTAATCTAGGGGCTGTTGAGAAATCACTGTACAGACTTAAATGGAAATCCTCTTGATAAATTGTAACTGAACAGTTTTcagtaacaggaaaagaaatgggtTAGCCCACATTTCAAACCTTGGAATACCAGTGTTGCCCATTTGTTTCTGGTCTGTCTGATATAGAGGGggagctgtattttattttcctgagttGAGTAATAGAGGCATTGTTTTAGTCTCTTTGATTTTGCaaattaactttcagaaataagAGTAGGCCATTTCTGCTAGGACATCTTAATAGTGATATATTCCAGACTCATAACTGATGAGAAGTAGATAGGGATCATATTCATCTGTTGCAAATTTAATCTGGACAAGCTTCTACAATCTAATTTGAACAGGTAACAACCAATGCAACATTAAATTTTCTATGCTATGGCTCTTGCATTTAATCGTTATTCATTAATATGTTTGAAGAAATGACATAACTCTGCTAACATTGTGAAATATAACAGTTCAAATGTTCAACTTGCTCATTGGGCAACTTCTAATTTTTAGTGGGTTTATATTTAGAATTGTCTCTATTTTTGTGCTGTAGTGTGTCAAATAAGGCTGATCTGTACTTCTTGTGGGCATGAATTGTATGTAGTAACTGGTTGAAATGTAGTAATACTGAACAAAAGTCAGATaaagtcagaaagaaatgtaattacagTGGGAATACCGATATTGGGAATATTCAATGAAATCCACTCTTCGCTCACTGTGTGTGTAGGCTATATATGTGTATGCTCAACTTCTGTGGGAGTTTTAGTTGAATGTCGAATGATTTGGCTTACAGTTAAGaatgaaattgttttcattacacTCGCCAGCATTCACAAATACGTGTGAATACATATCTCCTAGAATGCTGATCGGTTTCTGACAAAAGAAGGCATCTGTGTTCAGACTGTTTTTTAACTGCCTTTGATCTGGAAAGTTTCATTGTACAATCTGATCTCCAGGTCTGCGTCATTCCAGAGTTGTACTTGTTTGCCTTAGTGACTAACGCAAGTGCTACTTCTGTTTACGCTGCAGAATCAACAGTGCTCTGTGAGAGGGAATGAATTATTCTCCTTTTGAGGAAAAGCATATTGTTTAGATTCTGCTTGCCCTGCCAGTCTGTGCCAGGGCAAACGCAGTGTAGTGGGATGGTTTTGACAAAGACGTCACAAAGTATGTAGTTTTGCCATGAAGGTCTTCAAGATAAtaaggagcagagagagaaggtCCCACTGTGTTTTGCAtatgttttttaattccattgTATTTAGGGTGTAGctctttctttgtctgttttttttttgtggttttgtttttcttcttaatagaACTCCCTTTATACAAAACGTGTTAGTGCCATATAGCATCTTCTAGAGTagttttgaaaatggaaagtaaatttttttcaatGGCACAGTGGAACAGTAGCTGAAAGATGTCAGTCCTTAATTAAACCGTTTTGGGGGGCTTGATTATTAGGATGAATTGATTGTGATAAACTAATATTCTTTCGAGTGTATAATTCAAAAGGGATTTGTGTTACTGCAGACTACAATAGGCCGTATCAGCTTAAAGCTGGTGAGTCTTTACTGCATGATTGAATTCACAGCTCTGGACATTCAAAACCAAGGGCAGATTTGTTTGTCTTCTAATGTTTAGACAGATGGAAGTGAGGAAGACAAATGCACTGATAGTGTGGTTTGTGCTTCAGTGAAATGATAAATTCACCCTATTAAGTCTCAATATTTATTCTGAGActacactgtatttttttaaaagacataaatGCAGTATTATTCATTCGGGAACAAAGCGTCTTTTGTCCTTTTGGCAGGATTTGCATAGGCTTTTAAGCCTTGCTTAAAAAGATGTCTTGTAGCTACACTAATTAGGgcaactaaaatattttttgatatgTACGTCACACTGGGAATGGAGGTAGCAGAAgtttttttgtcatattttcatctttctggTAGAAGATTGTACATATTTCTCTGTGAATAGAGAAAGATAACAACTTTAATGAGGGAAGAGTTACTAAGTTACCTGTTTATAGTTTTTCATAAtcattactgtattttaaaacacttagaAGCTTAATTGTCTGTGGTTTCCATGGCATTTGTGTGTATATTCACAGATAAAATGTGAGTGGGTGCATCAGAGTTGCAGATTCTTTTGTCACATAGCTGTTTCTGGCTTTGAACAAGAGCTTAGTTTTTATTGTAATTGCTAAATGTATACTTTTAAATCTTCAACAAATAGCACATTCAAGAACAAAactatgtaaataaatatgctACTAATAAtttgagaatgaaaataataactATTATGCATTACTCTACAGAAATCTGAGGGTTTTGGCTGCTACCTATCTACTAAGCTTTTAGCTTCTAAGTGCAAGTTCTTAATGGAAAACATGTTTAATGACCATACAAATCTGTGTTCATGTCTTACTGGCTTTCAGAATCTtaatacatgaagaaaaaaacatccttgTGTTAAATGCAATCTCAtccagaaaaatgctttcaagatAGAATGGCACAAAAAGTTACAAATCTGTACTTGCAAAGACAACTGATCTGCACTTCAATTAATATTCTTGTCAAATTCGCCGAGTGAATATAAACTGCTGAATGAGGCACTTGTACGTGTTTTTATCCCCTTCTTCGGCTACTGACTTGGGTAATGAAGTGTAGATGTGGCTGTTACATGCCAGTTGGAAGGGAGCCAAAACAGAGATGTTGTTTGTACATGTGCAGATGTTGGCAGGATTCCCTGCACTCCTGTTTTCAGAAGATCTTTTTATTGCCATGGAGTTATACATGTGTTACAGTGTGGCATGCAGTTATTTTACTACTAATGTTTGGGGTGTTCACTTCTTAATGAACCAAACTGCTTCTAGAATTTCTTGTGTGAGATGAAATTCAGTGTACACAATGCAGGAAGCATAATAGATGTATTTTAAGGATCAGCGTACCATTGTGACTAACGCAGTGCTTTCAAAATCGATTTAATCCCTTACATaaatccctgctgctcctggaaggGGAAAGTCCTCTTaactcctttcttctcttctgcaccTGGCTATCCAGGCCTTCTTCCTTTCGTCAGTACTCGCATGATGTGGTGATGTGGTGAGCTGGATCAGGCTACTGATCCAACTGAACACCAGCCGGGCAAGTACCAGCTGCACTGCTTTCCTAATGATGTGAAGGAGGGGGTTGAAATGAGTGTGCTTGATGGATTGGGAGGGATGGACACCTTCGCTTCCGATGGCACAGCATGGCCTTTGCGAGGTTCAGCTGTTCAGCTGTTGAATTTATACTTGGAAAGGGAGGTGAAGGCATAAGCAGAACAGGACTATAATATTGGAAGGGAGAgaggtggagaagaaaagaagtaggATGGTTCAAAgtcacactgaaataaaaatattgaggtTATCGTTGCTGTAGCGATGTGGTGTTGGTAAAGTGCAGCGGTATGAAAAAGTTACATACAGTTAGTGAAATCAGTAAACCCTGTGTTTATCAGAAAATTTAGTCGGGTAAATTCTCTCCAATTTAAGATATAAATTTGGCTTTATAAGATATAGATAAAGTAGACTTGTATGGATACAGGACTGAGAGGTACATGCATTCAGACTTCGTCAATACTTAACTGTGTGGCTTTTCCCTGATGGATACCATTGGGCAGTATTTTGAATTTTCCTGTGTGCCCCTTGATCCCACTCACAGGAATGAAAAATTCTTGTTTAATCAGAATTGTCTGGAGATCGTGCCTGAGCACCAGCTCCTGCTTGCTTCTTGGTTGAGTTAAATGGCATGTTTCTTTGTGAATGACTAATTTCGTTTGATGGACAACAACCATTTGCTTATTGGTTTGATTTGATCCAGGACTGAATAGACTAATGATAAATGCGCATGAAATCTCATTTCGGTGGCATTTATTGATGCTACAGACATGAGTTTTCATTATATTTGTCTGTTTGTAGAATAAGTAAGGAGCACTGGATTAGCACACACTTCATTTGTTGGAAGGTTATTTTGCTAAccacaaaacaagcaaaaaaaaaacccagccaacTTCTTAACTGTGGAATGTATCCCTTGACTTGCCCTGAGCTAGTGGATATCTGCCTGTACTTAGCACCTTCATAAATTGCCCTATATCCTCAAGATAAAAAAGCTGAAGACCGGATAATGTCGTCTTCATTGCATAGTATTTTCAGTTAGTGAGAGAGACTTAGTTCTGCTCAATTATGTATTATCACAGCTTGAAAATGTGCTGGTCTCAAAACCATCGTATTAGTTACGTGTCATCTTCAGGATTTTTCATAATCAGGTTTGCCTATGTGGGTAGGTCCAGTGATCAAAATAGAGTAGAAGTTCAGACAGAAAATCTTTGAACCTATTGTGTTCTTAATATAGGTCTGATGTCCTTTTGACCAACCAAGAAAGGTGGTTCTTTGCAGTAGTCAACACAGTTATTGCCCTAAAATTGTCTTCTGCACTTGCGTGTTACAGGTTATTATAATGACTTTTGCCATAAAGATGGCAAAGTAAGTCAACAGTGTATATCAATTATTACTTTAATTTCTTATGTATGTACTGTATAGACAAGATTAGCTATGCAGAAACTTCTAAAATTCCTTGAAAATTCCACGGATGACTTCTTGAGCCTGAATAGTCTGGGATGGATGCTCACCTTGCAGTAGATTCCAATTACTAGTGTTAACACAAAAAACAGTGGGTATTCTTAGTTTgtcaaaattatatttaaaatatcaaatactttttaaaacGGTAGATAAACAAATTGCAATATTCTTAAGTGTTCCGAGGAAGGGCTGCAGAATGCCAGTTACAAGTTAAGCTGCTTTTTAGCCTTTGTTTTAGATACAGGCTCAGTTAGGGCCTCTGTGACAtttcattaaatgctttaatTGTGTTAGACAAAAAGTGTTGTAATGACTGATAAGTAATGCGCTTTTAACAAAAGCCACTTAAATGTGAAAGTGGGCATTTTTCATTTGCGCAAACTAGAAGGCTCATCTGCTTGATGAGAGTAGCTGGATAGCATCGTAAGGCttgcatttgaaatggaaatctTAAAAGGTATAATCCTGTGTGCTCTGAATGCTACCTTCTGTTGAGTATTTCATGGTTCTGTTAATACTGCTCGCTTTAAGCTTCTCTGTTCttaactttataaaaataagaatgtaATAAAGGCTGCCCTTATGCTGGAGTATAAAGTACTTCAGGttctcccctgccatgggatcAGAAGTACATCAATTCCTTCTTATTTGACAGgtatatatttgaaatatatataagatgtgtatgtgtatgtatatatctGTCTACATAAATGATCCTTACTTGAGAttatgaaagcagagaaaggcagTGAGTCACTTAGCATAGAAGTTGGCAAGGAGCGTGCCTCCAGAGCAGAAACATCAATCCTGGATCTTCTCTCTCTAAAAGGCCTGTAGAAGGAGGTTGGAAATCAGCGTGCTGTAGGTAGGTGAACTGGtttgctgggctgggggctctAGGTTTGTGCTGGAGATTAAGAGTAAGAGCCATATGGAGTGTTAGGAGTGCTGTTCTCCAATATCAGTCACGTAGAATTGGAAAGGAATGCCCAAactttttatttaccttttttttttttttgaggtggtggtggaagaAGTGTGGTCTAGACTGTCAATAATAACTGTTGTTTTCCTCTAGTCACCTCTGTATAGTTTTGTACTTCATGTAATGATTCAGAATGGGTAAGAAACGATTTGTAGCTGCCTGTGAATTGCTGGGAGAATTTGACTGTGGGAGCACTTGTGTTGCCCATCTGTAAGAAAGGCTCTGATGTGCTTCAGTAAACCTTTTCATTAGCACCATTTGTACTTATAAATTCTGTAACTAGGATTCCAATTTTGTAGTGAAATGACTGAGCAGGTGGAGACAaggtttttgttt from the Cuculus canorus isolate bCucCan1 chromosome 9, bCucCan1.pri, whole genome shotgun sequence genome contains:
- the DIPK2A gene encoding divergent protein kinase domain 2A; the encoded protein is MLRAVPLKLGRLYRYAKLAVLGSLAAALVLNTQSLLGSLQRNELSERRFLQLNKCPACWGTSWCRKFLNGQLRLESWGRLRLLDAFNVKNVYFARYGEPREGSRRVVLKRLGSARELADIDAKICRRATGRGRCDLPQALPATEFASLNGDVRLLTPAAVEGWSDLVHCPSQRLLDRLVRRYAETKDSGSFLLRNLKDAERMQLLITLAFNPEPLVLQSFPSDEGWPFAKYLGACGRMVAVNYVGEELWSYFNAPWEKRVDLAWQLMEIAEQLTNNDFEFALYLLDVSFDNFAVGPRDGKVIIVDAENVLVADKRLIRQNKPENWDVWYESKFDDCDKEACLSFSKEILCARVTVDHNYYAICQNLLSRHATWRGTSGGLLHDPPAEIAKDGRLEALLDECANPKKRYGRFQAAKELREYLAQLSNNVR